A portion of the Stigmatella aurantiaca DW4/3-1 genome contains these proteins:
- a CDS encoding ricin-type beta-trefoil lectin domain protein encodes MNRKFNTLSTVTALFAGLATVHGVPATAEAAPSEAAVSALDVSPEILSAMRRDLRLSEAQLSRRLAFEAKAPALEQGLRAELGASFGGAWLNEEGTQLIVGVTDEASAERVRRAGAEPRRVARSQAQLDRVMAELNANARNATPSIHYWHVDLPTNSVVVHAEDSGMSKLRNEAFVAASSGAKDGTIRMVASTEAPRLAYDVRGGDPYYFSNARCSIGFSVNGGFVTAGHCGGAGTATTGFNGVALGTIRASTFPTNDWGWVATNGSWTPQPWVYSYNNANVTVAGSQEAGVGASICRSGYTTGWRCGTLLAKNITVNYSNGPVYGMSHTNACANGGDSGGSVISGNQAQGVTSGIAGGCDSSNPQTFFQPINPILSTYGLTLRTGGGSTGGNSFVSRLNGKCIDVPNSNFSDGVQVQMWDCNGTNAQKFIFDGRKLRIADKCLDVAGASTANGTPIQIANCNTNPAQDFTLSGAGDLVSYLANKCVDIVDHNPNSGAKLIIFECRGTANQKWDYR; translated from the coding sequence ATGAATCGAAAGTTCAATACGCTCTCCACCGTGACGGCGCTGTTCGCCGGTCTGGCCACCGTGCACGGCGTGCCCGCCACCGCTGAAGCGGCACCCTCCGAGGCGGCCGTGTCCGCACTGGATGTCTCGCCGGAGATCCTCTCCGCGATGCGCCGGGACCTCCGCCTCTCCGAGGCGCAGCTGAGCCGCCGGCTCGCGTTCGAGGCGAAGGCTCCCGCGCTCGAGCAGGGGCTGCGCGCGGAGTTGGGCGCCTCCTTTGGCGGCGCCTGGCTCAATGAGGAAGGGACCCAGCTCATCGTCGGCGTCACCGACGAGGCCAGCGCCGAGCGCGTCCGCCGCGCGGGCGCCGAGCCCCGCCGCGTTGCCCGGAGCCAAGCGCAACTCGACCGGGTCATGGCGGAGCTGAACGCCAACGCCCGCAACGCCACCCCGTCCATCCACTACTGGCACGTGGACCTGCCCACCAACAGCGTCGTCGTCCACGCCGAGGACTCGGGCATGTCCAAGCTGCGCAACGAGGCGTTCGTCGCCGCCAGCAGCGGCGCGAAGGACGGCACCATCCGCATGGTGGCCTCCACCGAGGCGCCTCGCCTCGCCTACGACGTGCGCGGCGGTGACCCCTACTACTTCAGCAACGCGCGCTGCTCGATTGGCTTCTCCGTCAACGGCGGCTTCGTCACCGCCGGCCACTGCGGCGGCGCGGGCACCGCCACCACCGGCTTCAACGGCGTGGCGCTGGGCACCATCCGCGCGTCCACCTTCCCCACCAACGACTGGGGCTGGGTGGCCACCAACGGCTCGTGGACGCCGCAGCCCTGGGTGTACAGCTACAACAACGCGAACGTCACCGTCGCCGGATCTCAAGAGGCCGGCGTGGGCGCCTCCATCTGCCGCTCCGGCTACACGACCGGCTGGCGCTGTGGAACCCTCCTCGCCAAGAACATCACCGTCAACTACTCCAATGGCCCCGTCTACGGCATGTCTCACACCAATGCCTGCGCCAATGGCGGTGACTCGGGTGGCTCGGTCATCTCCGGCAACCAGGCCCAGGGCGTCACCTCCGGCATCGCCGGCGGCTGCGACTCCAGCAACCCCCAGACCTTCTTCCAGCCCATCAACCCCATCCTGAGCACCTACGGCCTGACGCTGCGCACGGGCGGCGGCAGCACCGGGGGCAATTCGTTCGTCTCGCGCCTCAATGGCAAGTGCATCGACGTGCCCAACTCCAACTTCTCCGATGGCGTCCAGGTCCAGATGTGGGACTGCAATGGCACCAACGCCCAGAAGTTCATCTTCGATGGCCGCAAGCTGCGCATCGCCGACAAGTGCCTGGACGTCGCCGGGGCCTCGACGGCCAACGGCACGCCCATCCAGATCGCCAACTGCAACACCAACCCCGCTCAGGACTTCACCCTGAGCGGCGCAGGGGACCTGGTCAGCTACCTGGCCAACAAGTGCGTGGACATCGTCGACCACAACCCCAACAGCGGCGCCAAGCTCATCATCTTCGAGTGCCGCGGCACCGCGAACCAGAAGTGGGATTACCGCTAG
- a CDS encoding acyltransferase family protein, whose amino-acid sequence MPSFSSPTLRQCLDGQRNNLDFLRLVAAVGVIVSHSFPIAQGLGTREPLEAFSRGQLSLGRLCVAVFLIISGLLITRSQERAPSQAHYLWARVLRIFPGLAVMLLVSVFLLGPAMTDLPLEAYFRSPDTYRYLWRNLTLYQPQWNLPGVFTNNVYAPAVNGSLWTLQYEVGFYLLVAGVGLAGLLRRWTAGVGWGLAAVLPFVPYVGPRLGWWPELSLYFGGGLVLYLLRDRVRLSPWIALGCAGVLVATAWLGVGLRPAVGSCGAYLLMYLAFRPGRLADFARFGDFSYGVYIYGFPVQQLVTALLGGRTEWWVNTALSLPLVGALSALSWHLIEKPALQAKNAPPSLLTRVLPAKVRAV is encoded by the coding sequence ATGCCTTCTTTCTCTTCTCCCACGCTGCGGCAGTGTCTGGACGGCCAGCGCAACAACCTGGACTTCCTCCGGCTGGTGGCGGCCGTGGGCGTCATCGTCTCGCATTCGTTTCCGATCGCACAGGGATTGGGCACGCGTGAGCCGTTGGAAGCCTTCTCCCGCGGACAGCTGTCGCTGGGGCGGCTGTGCGTGGCGGTGTTTCTCATCATCAGCGGGTTGCTCATCACGCGCAGCCAGGAGCGCGCCCCCAGCCAAGCCCACTACCTGTGGGCGCGGGTGCTGCGCATCTTCCCGGGGCTGGCAGTGATGTTGCTGGTGAGTGTCTTCCTGCTGGGCCCCGCGATGACGGACTTGCCGCTGGAGGCCTACTTCCGGTCTCCCGACACGTACCGGTACCTGTGGCGAAACCTCACGCTGTACCAGCCGCAGTGGAATCTGCCAGGCGTCTTCACCAACAATGTCTATGCGCCGGCCGTGAATGGCTCGCTGTGGACGCTGCAGTACGAGGTGGGCTTCTACCTGCTGGTGGCGGGGGTGGGCCTGGCCGGTTTGCTGCGGCGGTGGACGGCGGGGGTGGGGTGGGGTCTGGCGGCGGTCCTTCCCTTCGTGCCGTATGTGGGGCCCCGGCTGGGGTGGTGGCCGGAGCTGTCCCTCTACTTCGGAGGAGGGCTGGTGCTGTACCTGCTGCGGGACCGGGTGCGGCTGAGCCCGTGGATCGCGCTGGGGTGCGCGGGGGTGCTCGTGGCCACGGCATGGCTCGGGGTGGGGCTCCGGCCCGCCGTGGGAAGCTGTGGCGCGTACCTGCTGATGTACCTGGCGTTCCGGCCAGGGCGGCTCGCGGACTTCGCGCGCTTCGGGGACTTCTCCTACGGCGTCTACATCTATGGCTTTCCGGTACAGCAGCTCGTCACCGCCCTGCTGGGCGGCCGCACGGAGTGGTGGGTGAACACGGCGCTCTCGCTTCCCCTCGTGGGGGCGCTGTCGGCGCTGTCGTGGCACCTGATCGAAAAGCCCGCCCTTCAGGCCAAGAACGCTCCCCCCTCCCTGCTCACCCGCGTCCTGCCGGCCAAGGTTCGCGCGGTGTAG
- a CDS encoding radical SAM protein produces the protein MREHVHDVEALYARVIREKRGSRPPSRPGPWRITFDTNPDDCNLRCIMCEEHSPHSDRQQAREAAGLPRRRMPIELVRHILEDSRDTPLRELIPSTMGEPPIYSHFDELIDLCMAHGVLMNLTTNGTFPRRGAREWARRLVPILSDVKLSWNGATKQTHERIMLGTQWERVLENVRLFIAERDAHAKAGGHRCRVTFQLTFLESNVAELADIVRLAANLGVDRVKAGARGAGGRRAGGHQQARRADVRAAQTFSQ, from the coding sequence ATGCGCGAGCACGTCCATGACGTGGAGGCCCTCTATGCGCGCGTCATCCGCGAGAAACGCGGCTCGCGCCCGCCTTCGCGCCCAGGCCCCTGGCGCATCACCTTCGACACCAACCCGGACGACTGCAACCTGCGCTGCATCATGTGCGAGGAGCACTCTCCTCACAGTGACCGGCAACAGGCACGTGAAGCCGCGGGCCTTCCCCGCCGGCGCATGCCCATCGAGCTGGTGCGCCACATCCTGGAGGATTCGCGTGACACGCCCCTGCGCGAACTCATCCCCTCCACCATGGGCGAGCCGCCGATCTACTCGCACTTCGACGAGCTCATCGACCTGTGCATGGCCCATGGGGTGCTGATGAACCTGACCACGAACGGCACCTTCCCCCGGCGGGGCGCCCGGGAGTGGGCCCGGCGGCTGGTGCCCATCCTCTCGGATGTGAAGCTCTCCTGGAACGGCGCGACGAAGCAGACCCACGAACGCATCATGCTGGGCACGCAATGGGAACGGGTGCTGGAGAACGTCCGCCTGTTCATCGCCGAGCGGGATGCGCATGCGAAGGCTGGAGGACATCGCTGCCGCGTCACCTTCCAGCTCACGTTCCTGGAGTCCAACGTGGCCGAGCTGGCGGACATCGTGCGGCTGGCCGCGAACCTGGGCGTGGACCGGGTCAAGGCAGGCGCGCGTGGAGCGGGAGGACGGCGCGCTGGAGGTCATCAACAAGCGAGGCGTGCCGATGTGCGAGCTGCGCAGACCTTCTCGCAGTGA
- a CDS encoding ferritin family protein gives MGNTEINLKNAVAAEANRYETNYPEAAKIAREEGFEDIAEWFETLARAEKSHAGRFTKAIQALDF, from the coding sequence TTGGGCAACACCGAAATCAACCTGAAGAACGCCGTTGCCGCCGAGGCCAACCGGTACGAGACGAATTATCCCGAGGCGGCGAAGATTGCCCGCGAGGAGGGGTTCGAGGACATCGCCGAGTGGTTCGAGACGCTTGCCCGGGCTGAGAAGTCGCACGCTGGCCGGTTCACGAAAGCCATTCAGGCGCTCGATTTCTGA
- a CDS encoding LamG domain-containing protein, with product MARSPFPQSPPRWFSGLLLSLVGGLFASQEASAASRPSLVNTRISTPFGANGHSSTVDGRIFIGNNGEDHATTTTKWRARVFRPEAVTYDAEGKPNFGAAFSAGVTTEVKNGENALAFCFTNAAQPYTLSGGVAVYQPYIFDSMMFNGDNIFRRRPINVRVNQPFTAQAEIASFTTGALETLKTTTGANLRGIEPTMTSDGRLLIFQGAPANNGGIDYLMYSYNDTPCAPTNWSVPRPVSMMFNDPNPGVKRYPLSWQRLKAATGEDFGDTTSGALIRGAYAWVDHEGRNLLYAAVRYTDGARREAMSLIGSETGWIAQHLDGSINTDRLDIAHLFYSSPMWNFEQERAAAQNFPPGSNNEARFLPVTKTHDVIALFGSNTGDYNEVDLGEIGNPFQLLYLPMNEMVNRAGEYDLTRTPDVAGRFFTATVKGTAQISDKNQPTQPTTGSLWEPHAKGRALVLPGGGAATVNFTDANNTVPGVGALVRGFTVQLAVRPDANINQGCTGNPYRYLLQKPGGLDLIYEANNAVQMSLVVNGTRVRLGFSPPLPPGRWTHLAYTWDGVTGQFGEYINGVSTGRTLPNAPGSFRLGTGQMSIGAGNTLDTQSCPAQGEGSFKGYIDEVQFFTHARSNRSVCMSALGANCKEDAIQEEPTAGQFVMSQQHPGCNGYAALGSLACAQSMHRVCAQRGADDALASATNFWETLRQVISNQPPISLVGVPATANTTEVSVACAPIQHVSLGVTFEELARKHDGCVDERSAQSTHCSAAVHRWCNSLGWTTGQIFEMTSRPWVGCFNSGLVQDVPRSQLGPASTAGNFSSAEARLEISKWCQTKGYSAGVVQELSSSTAAQVHCFQAATTRPWKFLP from the coding sequence ATGGCACGCTCGCCATTCCCACAAAGCCCCCCCCGTTGGTTCTCAGGTTTGCTGCTCTCGCTGGTGGGCGGTCTCTTCGCCTCGCAGGAGGCCTCGGCGGCCTCCCGCCCGTCGCTGGTGAACACGCGCATCAGCACCCCGTTTGGCGCCAATGGCCACTCCTCCACGGTGGATGGACGGATCTTCATCGGCAACAACGGAGAGGACCACGCGACGACCACCACCAAGTGGCGCGCCCGGGTGTTCCGGCCCGAGGCCGTCACGTATGACGCCGAGGGCAAGCCCAACTTCGGGGCCGCCTTCTCGGCGGGCGTCACGACCGAGGTGAAGAACGGCGAGAACGCCCTGGCGTTCTGCTTCACCAACGCGGCGCAGCCCTACACCCTCAGCGGCGGGGTGGCCGTCTACCAGCCCTACATCTTCGATTCGATGATGTTCAACGGGGACAACATCTTCCGCCGCCGCCCCATCAACGTGCGGGTGAATCAGCCGTTCACGGCGCAGGCGGAGATCGCCTCGTTCACCACCGGCGCCCTGGAGACGTTGAAGACGACCACGGGCGCGAACCTCCGGGGCATCGAGCCGACGATGACCTCCGATGGCCGCCTGCTCATCTTCCAGGGCGCGCCGGCCAACAACGGCGGCATCGACTACCTGATGTACTCGTACAACGACACGCCCTGTGCCCCCACGAACTGGAGCGTCCCGCGGCCCGTCTCGATGATGTTCAATGATCCCAACCCGGGCGTGAAGCGCTACCCGCTGTCGTGGCAGCGCCTGAAGGCCGCCACCGGCGAGGACTTCGGAGACACCACTTCGGGCGCGCTGATCCGCGGCGCCTACGCGTGGGTGGACCACGAGGGGCGCAACCTCCTGTACGCCGCCGTGCGCTACACCGATGGCGCGCGCCGCGAGGCCATGAGCCTCATCGGCTCGGAGACGGGTTGGATCGCCCAGCACCTCGACGGGAGCATCAACACGGACCGCCTGGACATCGCCCACCTCTTCTACTCGAGCCCCATGTGGAACTTCGAGCAGGAGCGCGCCGCCGCCCAGAACTTCCCCCCGGGCTCGAACAACGAGGCCCGCTTCCTGCCCGTGACCAAGACGCACGACGTGATCGCCCTCTTTGGCAGCAACACGGGGGACTACAACGAGGTGGATCTCGGGGAGATCGGCAACCCCTTCCAGCTGCTCTACCTGCCCATGAACGAGATGGTGAACCGGGCGGGCGAGTACGACTTGACGCGCACGCCGGACGTGGCGGGCCGCTTCTTCACGGCGACGGTCAAGGGCACCGCACAGATCTCCGACAAGAACCAGCCCACCCAGCCCACCACGGGCTCGCTCTGGGAGCCGCACGCCAAGGGCCGGGCGCTGGTGCTGCCCGGCGGGGGCGCCGCCACCGTGAACTTCACGGATGCCAACAACACCGTGCCGGGTGTCGGGGCGCTCGTCCGGGGCTTCACCGTGCAGCTCGCCGTCCGCCCGGACGCGAACATCAACCAGGGTTGCACGGGCAATCCCTACCGTTACCTGCTCCAGAAGCCGGGCGGGTTGGACCTCATCTACGAGGCGAACAACGCGGTGCAGATGTCCCTCGTGGTGAACGGCACCCGCGTCCGGTTGGGGTTCAGCCCACCGCTGCCCCCCGGCCGCTGGACGCACCTGGCCTATACCTGGGACGGCGTCACCGGTCAGTTCGGCGAGTACATCAACGGCGTGTCGACGGGGCGCACGCTGCCCAACGCGCCTGGCTCGTTCCGGCTGGGCACGGGCCAGATGTCGATTGGCGCGGGCAACACCTTGGATACGCAGAGCTGCCCCGCCCAGGGCGAGGGCTCCTTCAAGGGCTACATCGACGAGGTGCAGTTCTTCACCCACGCCCGCTCCAACCGCAGCGTGTGCATGAGCGCGCTGGGGGCGAACTGCAAGGAGGATGCGATTCAGGAAGAGCCCACCGCGGGCCAGTTCGTGATGAGCCAGCAGCACCCCGGGTGCAATGGCTACGCGGCGCTGGGCTCGCTGGCGTGCGCGCAGTCCATGCACCGCGTGTGCGCGCAGCGGGGGGCGGATGATGCGCTGGCCTCCGCCACCAACTTCTGGGAGACGCTGCGCCAGGTCATCAGCAACCAGCCCCCCATCTCGCTCGTGGGCGTGCCGGCCACGGCGAACACCACGGAGGTGTCCGTGGCCTGCGCCCCCATCCAGCATGTGAGCCTGGGGGTGACGTTCGAGGAGCTGGCCCGCAAGCACGATGGCTGTGTGGACGAGCGCTCCGCGCAGAGCACGCACTGCTCCGCGGCCGTGCACCGCTGGTGCAACAGCCTCGGGTGGACGACGGGGCAGATCTTCGAGATGACCTCCCGTCCCTGGGTGGGCTGCTTCAACTCGGGGCTTGTCCAGGACGTGCCCCGGAGTCAGCTCGGGCCGGCCAGCACCGCGGGCAACTTCTCGTCCGCCGAGGCCCGGCTGGAGATCAGCAAGTGGTGCCAGACGAAGGGTTACAGCGCCGGTGTGGTCCAGGAACTCAGCAGCAGCACCGCCGCTCAGGTTCACTGCTTCCAGGCGGCCACGACGCGGCCGTGGAAGTTCCTGCCCTGA
- a CDS encoding serine/threonine protein kinase encodes MAWNDAVHFDPGELPPGARVGPWEIREWRGQGSYGTVYRAVRRGNPDASGVALKLAAYPQDERFAREAALLCRLRHPSVPRLFDQGEWRNAAGRVYPYLVMEWVEGVSLYDWAAHYGPTSRQALRVLAQVAGALAQTGAVGAVHRDVKGDNILVQGAEVHAFLMDYGAGYYSGAERLTPPLFPPATPRYRSPEAWSFAQRAGLDAKHPYEAQPADDVFALGVSAYRLVTDAYPPSTEPWDEASRVWRPDGGGPRAPRELNPRVDPLLNALILRMLSPVPEHRGTARELTEALEQASRQAGPEADQRLFAEALHAPTAWPSEVLAMVPGFDRPDFQMPNARESRERPVQAKGSWWMTLALGLLLALGVGWALQAGSSRGEPSHADPEGQDGGSVAAGDTALMASPASAAVPSGREGITLEMPHKPFPGQERPDGTGRCPRKTQIAINNGCWVKLDIPREACEDGYMHKGGCYMPAFRQATAPTSHPAEPR; translated from the coding sequence ATGGCTTGGAATGACGCAGTGCATTTTGATCCCGGCGAGTTGCCCCCGGGCGCGCGCGTGGGGCCTTGGGAGATCCGCGAGTGGAGAGGCCAGGGCTCCTACGGCACCGTTTATCGCGCGGTGCGGCGAGGAAACCCCGATGCCTCGGGCGTGGCGCTCAAGCTGGCGGCCTACCCCCAGGATGAGCGTTTCGCGCGGGAGGCCGCCTTGCTCTGCCGGTTGCGCCATCCCAGTGTTCCGCGTCTGTTTGATCAAGGCGAATGGCGCAACGCGGCGGGCCGCGTGTACCCCTATCTCGTCATGGAGTGGGTGGAAGGCGTCTCCTTGTATGACTGGGCCGCGCATTACGGCCCCACGTCCCGGCAGGCACTCCGGGTGCTGGCCCAGGTGGCGGGGGCCCTGGCGCAGACGGGCGCGGTGGGGGCGGTGCACCGGGACGTCAAAGGAGACAACATCCTCGTGCAAGGGGCCGAGGTCCACGCCTTCCTCATGGATTACGGGGCGGGTTATTACTCGGGGGCCGAGCGGCTGACGCCCCCGCTGTTCCCACCGGCGACGCCGCGCTACCGCAGCCCCGAGGCCTGGAGCTTTGCTCAGCGCGCGGGCCTGGACGCAAAGCATCCCTACGAGGCGCAACCGGCCGATGATGTGTTTGCCCTGGGGGTGAGCGCCTACCGCCTGGTGACGGACGCGTATCCCCCTTCCACGGAGCCCTGGGACGAAGCCTCCCGGGTCTGGCGCCCGGACGGGGGAGGTCCTCGGGCCCCTCGGGAGCTCAATCCCCGGGTGGACCCGCTCTTGAACGCCCTCATCCTGCGCATGCTGTCACCGGTTCCGGAACACCGGGGCACCGCGCGAGAGCTGACCGAAGCCTTGGAACAGGCCTCCCGGCAGGCGGGGCCCGAGGCGGATCAACGGCTCTTCGCGGAAGCACTGCACGCGCCCACCGCCTGGCCTTCCGAGGTTCTGGCCATGGTGCCAGGGTTTGACCGCCCTGATTTCCAGATGCCCAACGCGCGCGAGTCCCGCGAGAGGCCCGTCCAGGCCAAGGGTTCCTGGTGGATGACGCTCGCCTTGGGACTGCTCCTGGCCCTGGGCGTGGGATGGGCGCTGCAAGCGGGTTCCTCTCGGGGGGAGCCCTCCCATGCAGACCCCGAAGGCCAGGATGGGGGCAGCGTGGCCGCGGGAGACACGGCGCTGATGGCCTCACCTGCCTCTGCCGCCGTGCCCTCCGGACGGGAAGGCATCACCTTGGAGATGCCCCACAAACCCTTTCCTGGGCAAGAGCGGCCGGATGGCACGGGCAGGTGCCCACGCAAGACCCAGATCGCCATCAACAACGGCTGCTGGGTGAAGCTGGATATCCCCCGGGAGGCCTGTGAAGACGGCTACATGCACAAGGGCGGCTGCTACATGCCCGCGTTCCGCCAAGCCACCGCGCCCACCTCTCACCCCGCTGAGCCCCGATAG
- a CDS encoding glycosyltransferase gives MRILQVIHGYPMRFNAGSEVYTQALSQGLAERHEVHVFTRAEDPFAPDFVMLREQDPDDPRIQLHLVNHPNSRDRYRHAELDQRFLELLGRVNPHLVHVGHLNHLSTSLIEVASARHLPIVFTLHDYWLMCPRGQFMQTHPEDPTNLWAACDGQEDRKCAERCYARSFSGAPEEHEEDVAQWTGWVRRRMAHVRRMAEHVDLFIAPSRYLLERFRDEFGLPARKLVYFDYGFDLSRLRGRQREPEPHFVFGYIGTHIPAKGIHHLLTAFGQLRGSARLRIWGRPRGANTESLQAMARALPGDAAQRVEWLPEYRNADIVLDVFNHVDAIVVPSIWAENSPLVIHEALQARVPVITADTGGMSEYVHDGVNGLLFKHRNPEALARAMQRLADEPGLCATTGIPRVHPVSVRRCGGHARARP, from the coding sequence ATGCGCATCCTTCAAGTCATTCACGGCTACCCCATGCGGTTCAACGCCGGATCCGAGGTCTACACCCAGGCCCTCTCCCAAGGCCTCGCCGAGCGGCACGAGGTCCACGTCTTCACCCGGGCAGAGGACCCTTTCGCGCCCGACTTCGTCATGCTCCGTGAGCAGGATCCGGACGATCCGCGCATCCAGCTTCACCTCGTCAACCACCCCAACAGCCGGGACCGCTACCGGCACGCGGAGCTGGATCAGCGCTTCCTTGAGTTGCTCGGCCGAGTGAACCCTCACCTCGTCCACGTGGGGCACCTCAACCACCTGTCCACCTCGCTCATCGAGGTGGCCTCGGCCCGCCACCTGCCCATCGTCTTCACGCTGCACGACTACTGGCTGATGTGCCCTCGTGGCCAGTTCATGCAGACTCACCCCGAGGACCCCACGAACCTCTGGGCCGCCTGTGACGGGCAGGAGGACCGTAAGTGCGCCGAGCGCTGCTACGCGCGCTCCTTCTCCGGCGCACCCGAGGAGCATGAGGAGGATGTGGCGCAGTGGACTGGCTGGGTTCGCCGACGCATGGCCCACGTGCGGCGGATGGCGGAGCACGTGGACCTTTTCATCGCCCCCTCGCGCTACCTGCTCGAACGCTTCCGGGACGAGTTCGGGCTGCCCGCACGAAAGCTCGTCTACTTTGACTATGGTTTTGATCTGTCGCGGCTGAGAGGCCGCCAACGTGAGCCCGAGCCGCACTTCGTCTTTGGCTACATCGGCACGCACATTCCGGCCAAGGGCATCCACCACCTGCTCACGGCCTTCGGGCAGCTCCGGGGCAGTGCTCGACTGCGCATCTGGGGCCGGCCTCGCGGCGCGAACACCGAGTCACTCCAGGCCATGGCACGCGCCCTCCCAGGAGATGCCGCGCAGCGTGTCGAGTGGCTGCCCGAGTACCGCAACGCGGACATTGTCCTCGACGTCTTCAATCATGTGGATGCCATCGTGGTGCCTTCCATCTGGGCGGAGAACTCGCCGCTCGTCATCCACGAAGCGCTCCAGGCCCGCGTCCCGGTCATCACCGCTGACACGGGCGGCATGAGCGAGTACGTCCACGATGGGGTGAACGGGTTGCTGTTCAAGCACCGGAATCCAGAAGCCCTTGCACGCGCCATGCAGCGGCTCGCCGATGAACCAGGGCTTTGCGCCACAACTGGGATTCCGAGGGTACATCCAGTCAGCGTCCGGCGATGTGGTGGACATGCGCGAGCACGTCCATGA
- a CDS encoding FadR/GntR family transcriptional regulator, whose protein sequence is MEWVGLVGRVEQDLERVISQGLLPQDGFLPSENSLAKHYGLSRSTVREALKRLAARALIEQHPGRRSRALPLEGAVTLENLGVVLEGPGAAQPERRKLLEGFLALKRETAVELLAACCQQACARDLDTLAGLCFELAEATRWGEHPDRWAELEFELLRQTARAVDRPGQALLLQSLERSYRGLARRLRPHLNAQATRQWALCALHALAAKDAQPLRQELPALLQASDAHLLAGLPPPQEPRESSRSPLCAETTPSHPTPEYADAPERLPEAKGPSLSACPTGLSQRPPTGGPPPEAPFSDSHDPLGDGVPGSEVPQGQEASRRVPLGLQERPPQALSGSGTGGEFLGRQSGHLLLDGTKENEPGGACTTVFGDADT, encoded by the coding sequence ATGGAATGGGTGGGGCTTGTCGGACGAGTGGAGCAGGACCTGGAGCGGGTGATTTCGCAAGGCCTGCTGCCCCAGGACGGCTTTCTTCCCTCGGAAAACTCGCTGGCCAAGCACTACGGACTTTCACGCAGCACCGTCCGTGAAGCACTGAAGCGCCTGGCCGCCAGAGCGTTGATAGAGCAGCACCCGGGCCGCCGCAGCCGAGCCCTCCCCTTGGAGGGGGCAGTGACCCTGGAAAACCTGGGAGTGGTGCTGGAGGGCCCGGGCGCCGCTCAACCGGAGAGACGCAAGCTGCTGGAGGGTTTTCTGGCCCTCAAGCGAGAAACGGCTGTGGAACTGCTGGCGGCGTGTTGCCAGCAGGCCTGTGCCAGGGACTTGGACACGCTGGCAGGCCTGTGCTTCGAGTTGGCGGAGGCGACTCGCTGGGGCGAACACCCCGATAGGTGGGCAGAGCTGGAGTTCGAGTTGCTGAGGCAAACAGCCCGCGCGGTGGACCGTCCCGGACAGGCGCTGCTGCTGCAATCACTGGAGCGCTCGTACCGGGGACTGGCTCGGCGGCTGAGGCCGCACCTGAATGCGCAGGCCACTCGGCAGTGGGCACTCTGTGCGCTGCACGCCCTGGCAGCCAAGGATGCGCAGCCCCTGCGCCAGGAACTGCCCGCCTTGCTCCAGGCGAGCGATGCGCACCTGCTCGCAGGCCTCCCACCCCCGCAGGAGCCCAGGGAGTCGTCACGGTCCCCACTCTGCGCAGAGACCACCCCCTCTCACCCCACCCCGGAGTACGCGGACGCCCCGGAGAGGCTGCCGGAGGCGAAGGGTCCCAGCCTGTCTGCTTGTCCTACAGGTTTGAGCCAACGGCCACCCACGGGTGGCCCCCCACCCGAGGCTCCCTTCTCTGACTCACACGACCCTCTGGGAGACGGGGTGCCCGGCTCGGAGGTGCCTCAGGGCCAGGAAGCGTCGCGAAGGGTTCCGCTTGGCCTCCAGGAGCGCCCGCCCCAGGCTCTGAGTGGCTCGGGCACTGGGGGTGAGTTCTTGGGCAGGCAGAGCGGACACCTCCTCCTGGATGGAACGAAGGAGAACGAACCAGGTGGAGCGTGTACGACTGTCTTTGGAGACGCGGACACTTGA